In the genome of Williamwhitmania sp., the window CGCAGCTTACAACCTTTTTTCAATCAAGGGCTACTCCTTTTTATGTGATTGGTGCCACTGCACGAGATTTAATGCTCCAACACAATCAGATAAAAGCTGTGCGAATGACTCGTGATTTAGATATAGCAATAGCTATTCCAGATTGGGCCGAGTATCAGAAGATAGAAGATGAATTATTAGCGCTTGATGGTTTTAAAAAGGATCACCAACAACGCCAACGCTTCATTTTTATGGACAGCTATGAGCTTGATATCGTTCCATATGGGGCTATAATGAAGGAGCAGGATAAAATATTCTGGCCTCCAGACGAGGAGTTTGCAATGAGTGTTTTGGGTTTTTCTGAAGTTGATGAGGCCGCAAGTGAGGTAGCAATTGATGGTAATTTAAAAATAAAGGTTGCTTCTCTAGCGGGTATTTTTATTCTTAAAATTTCTGCTTGGAGAGATAGAAACCTGAACCACAGCAAGGATGCCGAGGATATGGGGTTTATCCTGTGCAACTACTATTCAATTAATGAGCCAAGAGTTCTTGAAAACCATCAAGATTATTATGAAGATCCAAATTTTTCTTTAAACACTGCTGGTGCTCGTCTTTTAGGTGTTGATATGGCGGCAATATTGAAAGATAGCGATGAGGTCAAGAAAAAGTTTATTGTATTTCTTGAGTCCGAATACGATTTGGAAGAAAAAAGCCGCCTGTTGAACCAAATAGTTGAGACGAATAAACCAATAGGATACGACGAATTTCATAAATGTGTTAAAAATATTATTGACGAATTGAAATACAATTAATATAAAGAGAGAGAGATATCCTTGCTCTATTAATGGGTGTCTGCCATTTAAATTTCTTATTTTGCTAAATTATTACAGTAATTGAAGGTAATGGATAAAAAGAGTTTAACGGAAAGGGATATTTGCAGCAAATTTATTAATCCAGCCCTTGAGAAGTCTGGGTGGAATATGCAGGTGCAGGTATTGGAGGAGGTTTCTTTTACCGATGGTAAAATCTACGTTCGTGGTAAGTTGACTGCTAGAGGTGCACGAAAACGCGCAGATTATATTCTGTATTACAAACCCAACATCCCGATTGCCATAATAGAGGCCAAGGATAATAAACACTCGGTTCGAAGTGGAATTCAACAGGCATTGGAC includes:
- a CDS encoding type I restriction endonuclease, with the protein product MDKKSLTERDICSKFINPALEKSGWNMQVQVLEEVSFTDGKIYVRGKLTARGARKRADYILYYKPNIPIAIIEAKDNKHSVRSGIQQALDYARILDIPCVFSSNGDGFLFHDRTVNDSNQGSIETELDINNFPSPEQLWAK
- a CDS encoding nucleotidyl transferase AbiEii/AbiGii toxin family protein; amino-acid sequence: MKNYNISSESINNPYLVKLLTQLTTFFQSRATPFYVIGATARDLMLQHNQIKAVRMTRDLDIAIAIPDWAEYQKIEDELLALDGFKKDHQQRQRFIFMDSYELDIVPYGAIMKEQDKIFWPPDEEFAMSVLGFSEVDEAASEVAIDGNLKIKVASLAGIFILKISAWRDRNLNHSKDAEDMGFILCNYYSINEPRVLENHQDYYEDPNFSLNTAGARLLGVDMAAILKDSDEVKKKFIVFLESEYDLEEKSRLLNQIVETNKPIGYDEFHKCVKNIIDELKYN